The Pseudomonas fluorescens nucleotide sequence TTTCAAGCAATGGAGTCCAGGTAATGAAGGCGCGTATCCAGTGGGCAGGTGAAGCCATGTTTCTGGGCGAATCGGGCAGTGGTCATGTGGTTGTCATGGATGGCCCGCCCGAGGCCGGTGGCCGCAACCTGGGTGTGCGACCCATGGAAATGCTGCTGCTGGGCCTGGGTGGCTGCAGCAACTTCGATGTGGTCAGTATCCTGAAGAAATCCCGCCAGGCAGTGGAGAGCTGCGAAGCGTTCCTAGAAGCCGAGCGCGCCGGTGAAGACCCGAAGGTGTTCACCAAGATTCACCTGAACTTCGTGGTCAAGGGCCGTGGCCTGAAAGAAGCCCAGGTCAAGCGTGCGGTCGAGCTGTCGGCAGAGAAGTATTGCTCAGCCTCGATCATGCTCGGCCGGGCCGGTGTCGAGATCACTCACAGCTACGAGATCGTCGAACTCGGTTGAGGGTTAGCAAGCCCGCTCCTGCAGGAGCGGGCTAAGCGCGCAGGCGCTCCAGTCCAATTAGCCAGGCCAGGCCTGGAACCAGCGCCAGCAACAACCAGTGCAGGTTAAAGCCCAGCAGGCCGAAAATTTCTGCTGTGCTCCAGGTATTGCCAAAGGCATCGGCAAATAGCAGGCACTGCAGCAAGGCCGTCAGCGCAGCGAACAGCACAAAGCCCCCGCTGAGCAGGCGTTGCTTGTGGATAAAACAGCCGGCGAGCAAAAACAGCAGTTGCCCGGGCAATGCAAACAACAGCAGCTCGACAGCGCTGTTGTTATCAGGTTGGGATATTTCCGGCAGCGTCAGGCTGAAAGGCATCTCTCTCATGCTGGCGCTCATCAGGCAGACGAACAGGTAAGCCACCAGGATCAGCCCCAGGCTTTGCAGCAGGCGCAGGCAAAATAGTCGGATCATCAGTGGCGCAGCCCCGGCAGCAGGTTCAGCAAGCTTGCCGGCAAGCGCGCCTGCAAACGACTGCTCAAGGTCTCGCGGTGTTTTTGATACAGCAAGCCCAAGCCAATCACACCCAGGCCGATCAGGGTCAGTACCACCGGGAACAGCAGCGATTCGGCAAACACCTCGTGAGACAGATAGCCCAAGTACATCGCCACGCCCATGCCGCCAAAGACCATGAACAGTGGCCGGCGCAGCAGCAGCGCAATCCCCATCAGGCCGAGGTTGATCAGGCAGTACAGGGTTTTGTCCCATTCACTGTCAGTATCGAGCAGCGGCAAACCGAGCCAGAAGGCCAGCAATCCGGCCAGATACCCCCAGAAGGCATAGTCCTGGCGGGTGCGACCGTCTATCACCAGGCACACCAGCAATGTCGCCAGGCCAAACCACAGTGACACCGTACGCCGCTGATTCCAGTCGAAGGCCTTGCCGTAGAACCATTCGCTCAGGTCCATGGACATGAACCACAAGGCCACAGCGATCGGCATGACGATGAACGGGAATGGGATCAGGCGCAGCATCAGCAAACCGGCGAGTACCGTCGCCGCTTCCATCAGTAGCCAGCCGCCCTGCACGTAGGTGTAGTAGTTGTGGTAATTGCCCTGGGCATCGTCCAGCGGCCAGAAACCGGTGATGCGCTCCACGGCGAACACCGCCAGCGGCACGATGCTCACCGCCACCGCGGCAAGTACGCCCGCGGGGATGATTTGTCCGCGGCGTTGCATCAATAAACCACCCAAGGTCAGCGCGCCGATATACACCAGCGCCACCAGCAGCAGGGCTGTATCACCGATGCGCATCCAGGCTTCACTGAGCAGCCAGCCCATGGCGGCCATTATCAGCAGGGCGCCGAAATAGAAGGCCACATGGGCCAGCTGAAAACTGGCCTGGGTTTGCGGCTGGCGCTTGAGAAACTCAAGCAGGGCCTGGTCCTGGCCCGGGTTCAGAACGCCGGCGCTGACTGCGCGGGCCAGGTCCTTGGCATCGAAGCGTTCTGTCATCGGCGGTCCTAGATACGATAAGTGCTTTTGGTCATGACCTTGGCCATGAGGCTCATGCCGAATTTGACTGGCGCCGGGAAGCGGAAGCCACCCGCATCCAGGGCTGATTCGGCATGTTGCTCTTCGTCGACGCGCATCTGCTCGAGAATCGCCCGGGACTTTTCATCCTCGGCCGGAATCTGCTCCAGGTGCTCGTCCAGATGTTTGCACACCTGATGCTCGGTGGCGGCGACAAAACCCAGGCTGACCTTGTCGCTGACCAGGCCGGCGAGGGCGCCGATGCCGAAGGACATGCCATAGAACAGCGGGTTGAGCACGCTGGGGTGGCTACCGAGCTGGCGAATACGCTGCTCGCACCAGGCCAGGTGGTCGATCTCTTCTTCGGCGGCGTGTTCCATGGCCTTGCGTACCTGGGGCAGCTTGGCAGTCAGTGCCTGGCCCTGATACAGCGCCTGGGCGCAGACTTCACCAGTATGGTTGATGCGCATGAGCCCGGCCACATGGCGGGTTTGCGTTTCGTCCAGGGTGACGTCCGGCTGGATGATCGCAGGCGAAGGCCGGGAAGGTTGGCCGCTGAAGGGCAGCAAGGTGCGCATGGCGGTGTCGGCCTGCAGCAACAAGCGGTCGAGCGGGGAATAGTGACGTTCGGTAGCCATCGGGCACCTCCGCAAGAATGTGCCCGACAGTTTACCCCAATCGCGATGTCGGGGCTTGCCCTGGATCAGCCCGGTGGCCAGTGCATCTGACGCTGGCCAAGCACGTGCATATGAATGTGGTAGACGGTCTGCCCACCTTGCTCATTGCAGTTCATGACCACGCGAAAGCCGTCTTCGCAGCCCAGCTCCTTGGCCAGACGCTGGGCGGTGAAGAGGATGTGCCCGGCCAGGCCCTTGTCTTCTTCGGTCAGGTCGTTGAGGGTGCGGATCGGCTTTTTCGGGATGACCAGAAAATGTACCGGTGCCTGCGGGGCGATATCGTGGAAGGCCAGAACCTGGTCGTCCTCGTAGATGATCTTGGCCGGGATTTCCCGGTTGATGATCTTGGTAAACAGAGTTTCCACTACGGTTGCTCCATGAGGGGAATCGGACTTGAGTGTACGCAGGCCAGGCGCTTGCGCCCAGCCCTGTGCAACTAGCGGGGGCAATAGGCCTGGTTGATGGCGCC carries:
- the coq7 gene encoding 2-polyprenyl-3-methyl-6-methoxy-1,4-benzoquinone monooxygenase: MATERHYSPLDRLLLQADTAMRTLLPFSGQPSRPSPAIIQPDVTLDETQTRHVAGLMRINHTGEVCAQALYQGQALTAKLPQVRKAMEHAAEEEIDHLAWCEQRIRQLGSHPSVLNPLFYGMSFGIGALAGLVSDKVSLGFVAATEHQVCKHLDEHLEQIPAEDEKSRAILEQMRVDEEQHAESALDAGGFRFPAPVKFGMSLMAKVMTKSTYRI
- a CDS encoding DUF2157 domain-containing protein is translated as MTERFDAKDLARAVSAGVLNPGQDQALLEFLKRQPQTQASFQLAHVAFYFGALLIMAAMGWLLSEAWMRIGDTALLLVALVYIGALTLGGLLMQRRGQIIPAGVLAAVAVSIVPLAVFAVERITGFWPLDDAQGNYHNYYTYVQGGWLLMEAATVLAGLLMLRLIPFPFIVMPIAVALWFMSMDLSEWFYGKAFDWNQRRTVSLWFGLATLLVCLVIDGRTRQDYAFWGYLAGLLAFWLGLPLLDTDSEWDKTLYCLINLGLMGIALLLRRPLFMVFGGMGVAMYLGYLSHEVFAESLLFPVVLTLIGLGVIGLGLLYQKHRETLSSRLQARLPASLLNLLPGLRH
- a CDS encoding OsmC family protein; translation: MKARIQWAGEAMFLGESGSGHVVVMDGPPEAGGRNLGVRPMEMLLLGLGGCSNFDVVSILKKSRQAVESCEAFLEAERAGEDPKVFTKIHLNFVVKGRGLKEAQVKRAVELSAEKYCSASIMLGRAGVEITHSYEIVELG
- a CDS encoding histidine triad nucleotide-binding protein, which produces METLFTKIINREIPAKIIYEDDQVLAFHDIAPQAPVHFLVIPKKPIRTLNDLTEEDKGLAGHILFTAQRLAKELGCEDGFRVVMNCNEQGGQTVYHIHMHVLGQRQMHWPPG